DNA sequence from the Pempheris klunzingeri isolate RE-2024b chromosome 9, fPemKlu1.hap1, whole genome shotgun sequence genome:
TAAGGATAAAACCAGCCGCTCAGCCTGTAAACCAGCTGGCTGTGGCTGGTTACTGTCTGAGTGCACCATGTGAGATTGTTGGTCATGTATTGTTGCGAGCTAGTAAAGTAAAGTTCACCACAAAGTTAGAAACCATGATCAACAGATCTTGCTGGTTAAATAGAAAAATCCGGTGACATGTGAGAGGAAAGTCACCGAGTATGAGATTACTGACAGATTACTTTAATCCGAACACGGTTGTCTCCAGAGGATGCActcaacttttttattttttttttttatttaactttttgttgactgtgtgacttGTTGTCCCATTAATGGGCCGCCAGCAGTGAACGATGTGACATGGAGTTAATCTGAAATCTAAGTTTCAACGCTATaacttttctgtgtttacagtgcaAACTAAGTTGTCGGCCTGAGTGACACAGCAGACattgttctccaggtgagtctgTCCAGTCTGCCACTGGAGAACATCCCACTGTAACCAGTTGCTCCAGTAACTTTTATAAGTTTGGTCGATTTCATCCTAGTTTCTTCAGGTTATTTTCCATATTGTGCTTGTTTTAATAGTTACACATGAATGAACGACATCTTCATGCCAGTAAAATGTGGTCACTGTTGATTTTTAACACATAATTAaattccctccttttttttttttttttttttttttacagttttgatCACTTTTTCTTAACATAATGTTAGTCAGGTTGTTCCATATGGAAATGCAAACAGTTGAAGCATATATTTATTCCCATTACtgacttttttctgtgtgtgtgtgtgtgtgtgcaggttaaACCAAGCGGACATTGTTGAAGGGGCTTCACAGCACTTGGATCTGTTCTCCTCGGTCCCAGGTTCAGACTGCTTGGTCTATGGCTCTGatggacaaacacaaacaggtcaAGAGGCAGAGACTTGACCGCATCTGTGAGGGTGAGAGTTCAtaaatactcacacacacacagtaaatatgaaggAGCTGGTGTTcagacatattttatttttttcataaaagtaTTAGAATTAAACTTTATTGTATTACACCTACACCATCATACTTGTACAGTCAGAAAGTTAAAACATTAAGTTGTgttaatgataaataattttttaataccAAATTGCAAAAAAATACAAGATAGGAGGATAATTCTCATTCTTCAACACAGGGTTGCATAACGACATGCAATCAGTCCTGTTTTTGCTACTtaagaagaagaattatttTCGTCAGTTGATCAAAGTTTGTGCAGTTTTTGACACCAGATGCTGACAGTTTTATATCATATTTGCATAATTCTGACATTCAAATAATGCTTTTGATATTATCCTGGCGCTTTAGGAATATTGTGGTCTTGATGAAATTCCCTCTTGTTTTATGGTGATGAAAGATTATTAATAGTTAGCATGcttgaatatatataaatatttaccTGACATAATGACGTGAGCTGACTGGTTAAACTAGTGGTCCTAATTGTGTTTCTTACTTCCTCTCAGTGTGTTTAAGAGTGGAGGATGTTCCTGATTGTTTTAGGTTTGCACAGTACATTAAACTGTAGATAACTTAAAACTGTCAACTTTGTATGTTGCTACAAGTACATGCAGCTGTGGCTGGTACAGTGCAGATTTATAGAACAGACCACGTTTTGAGCTGCTGCGAGTGGCGAGCAAACGATGGAGATCAGACATAATGGTGCGCTAAAATGGAGGGAACAGTCTGGGTGACTCTCTGGAGAcgggtgagagggagaggacaagGTGAAGGGTCGTGGCCGCAGCTACAGGGAAACGGGCCAGCTGTCTCTTTAAAAAACGACAACAGCCCAAACCGCCCCGGGCCTCAGCCTGGGCTATGCTAATGAGGTTAGTGCTGGTTGGCCGGCCCTCAATGGGGCCGTCTGTGATTGGAGGCTAACCGTGGGGGAGGGGCTGGGCGTGGGTGACAGCTGGGATCCAGCCAGCCAAGAgcaggctgacagagagagagggaggaaaaaaaagagcgaTCGAGGGAGAGCAaggcgagagagggagagggagagaggaagacaggctCACAGACTTCATAATGCAAGGTTAGGCCCGGTGCTcatgtgttttctattttggcatgtgtttttgcattttgtgaacCGGGGTGGGGGAGAGATCTGAGGTTTGGGCGTGGAGCAGCTATGTGTGCTTGGTTTTCCTTTTATGTTCAGTGCGTAATGGTGCTGTCGCTGCTAAGAAGGAACTGAataaccgtgtgtgtgtgtgtgtgtgtgtgtgtgtggctgcgtCTGGGTGGAGTACCGCTGCTTGCTGCATTATCATCGCTCACTGCCCCTCCCCCCTCACCTCTTACTCCTCCAACTgcagccagagggagagagaagaggaggagggagtgaggggaaagaaagggagagggagggagaatgaatgaatcactGAATGAATTGTATTGTGTGTGCGGCCATGCTTGCGCTTAGTAGGCCTCGGGTATGCCAGTGTCCTTTGACTcaaattactgtgtgtgtaggccTACTTGTATATTTCCAGAATTACTTTTTCAGAGAGGGTCTTTGTGACGGATCCCTCTGGGTTTTCCTATATAGTAAGACTCTCTTTGTGCTTTCAGCGTCTAGCAGTAGGCCTGTTAGCATTCTTGAGCCATCTGCAATGAATATGAACCACACTGCTAAATGGACACGCAATGATGTGCATTTCTCTAAGGGTACCGGgctgtatgtttttctttctgtgcccGTGTGTTTCATGCATGCATTGGGAAATGCACAGACGTCAGAGGAAGTGTtcacaaatatttgttttccacCCTTGGCTACCAgctcccttccctcctctgcaGTCTCACCATTACCTCCTGCCCTCTGTCCAAGTAAATGTTTCAGCGAGACACACTCCCCCAccctgggacacacacacacacacacacacacacacctgtcatgCAGCAGGGACAAGATAGTGTATACTGATGCATGTGTGGGGTGAGTTCAAGCCAAGAGAGAGATGTAAAAAGCATTTGTAGATATAACCACTGTTGTTTCCCTAAATATTTCCCCTAATTTAACTCCAATGTATTGGCAGAGATGTGGCTGTTACTTATGTTATTGGTTTGGTTATTGACATGTAACATTTCCTTTGTTGGCCTAATGTTGAATGGCCATGGTGCACATGGACCAAATGTACAGATGTTTGccagcaaagtgtgtgtgtgtgtgtgtgtgtgtttgtttgtgtatgtctgAAAAAGGCAAGAACTAGAAAAACGGGAAGGAGGAACTTCCAGACAGGAGAATTTAGGTCATGACTCAGACCCCCTcgtgaaccccccccccacacctctTCCCTGAGACCCCGCAGTTTTCTCCACCCCTCCCCCAGGCCGCCACACTCCATcacctctcccccctcccatcCCAGCCCTCAgctccccccctccccatctGTGTGCGTGTTCTTCTTGTACAGCGGCAGGTCGAGTTCCCAGGCTTAACACTTAACACTTATCAAAATTTCTCTGCTTCCAGGGTCTAACGTTCTCCTTATGAGGAGTCTGAGGACCTGAGTAGAACAGAGATGGATTGGTGAAAGCTGGACGGTGTATATTGGTTCCATGCATTCCTAAACAGAGCTGAAGTTCAATACCAAATAGGCCGGGATGCTGGACGCTCTCCATGCCCCATCGCAGATTTAGTTACACATTACTTTTGTAACCATAGAACACTGTGTGAgagcacacacttacacacatcaTGGTACCTCCCTCTGGGTATTGGTGGAAGTGGATGTGTTGGAAAAAGAAAGTCATAAAAGTTATTATTGTCTAAGGAGGGTGGCAGTTAGCCATGTTAACTTCAGCCATGTGTGCAGGGGGATTTTGTACAAGGTTACGATGACTTGCATCATGACGCGTAGTAGACATGAGAAATGCAGACTGTTGAGTCATTAATCTGTATCTTGTTGTTCTGAAACACAAGCGgctgaaagtgtgtttttgttgtcgtTGTTTTGTCCTGGATTGGTTATGGCCATTTAATGTTTAAACTGTTATATTTATTGCTCACgtgcaacaaaaacataattttgttCTGGCGGACGCAGGTATCCGACCCCCAATCCTGAACGGGCCAATGCACCCACGACCCCTGGTGGCCCTGCTGGATGGACGTGACTGCACCGTGGAAATGCCCATCCTCAAAGATGTGGCCACAGTGGCCTTCTGCGATGCCCAGTCCACACAAGAGATTCATGAGAAGGTAGAGctgacacacccacacacgtgTCCATACTGTAATCACAATCCACGAGGGCAGAGCACTTTAATCCTTATTCTATTCTAAAGAAGAGTATGGAAGTAATAAGCGTCGACACTGTCCCCAGAAAATGATGCAGCCTTTATACTGTCCAGTAAACAGCATGGAAATTTAGGACGAATATTATTACTGATGTTGCATTTGTGCTCTACAGGTGCTAAATGAGGCTGTGGCCGCCCTGCTCTACCACACTATCACTCTGTCCAGAGATGACTTGGAAAAGTTTAAAGGCCTTCGCGTAATTGTCAGGATTGGCTCCGGCTTCGACAACGTTGACATCAAAGCAGCGGCTGAACTAGGTGAGAGGCTGGAATGTGAAACATATTTAGAAGAGTCATTGTCAGCCACGAGCTAATGCGCAGAATTGCACACAGAGTGGTTGATATTTCTATTCTACGGGTCATCCAGGCATCGCCGTCTGTAACGTGCCAGCAGCCTCGGTGGAGGAGACGGCCGACACTTCGCTATGTCTGATCCTCAACCTGTACAGGCGAGTCACCTGGATGCACCAAGCCCTCAGGGAGGGAACCCGTGCCTCTAGTGTGGAACAGATACGGGAGGTAGCGGGCGGTGCCGCTCGTATTCGGGGTGAGACGCTGGGAATTATCGGTCTAGGTGAGTGAACAGTTTGGATGTGGTTGTCTAGATTTGCCTTATGGTCGGCCACTGTGTGCCCAACATGCAGTGATCGCCAGTATATTCACACAGGTGTGTGCATGGGACATCATAGCCAAGTATTCTAACACGTCTTTAAATCAGAGATTGTATCTGACTTATTGACTTGTAGTTGATGGTCGGACCTGTTTGGTATTTGTGCTTCAATAAAACGTTTATGAATAAATAGAAGATTTCTGTTTGAGTTCCAACAAGGGCACCACGGTGACTATCTCACTTTGTCGTCCAGGGCGTGTTGGCCAAGCGGTGGCGCTGCGAGCCAAGGCGTTCGGTTTTGGCGTGATCTTCTATGACCCTTACCTGCCTGATGGCGTGGAGCGCTCACTGGGCCTGCAGCGCATGGCCACCCTGCAGGACCTGCTCATCCACTCTGACTGTGTATCCCTGCACTGCAGCCTCAACGAGCACAACCACCACCTCATTAATGACTTCACCATCAAACAGGTGTGTGGATGATGCCCATCGAGTATGCAAAACGCAGGTTTTGTCTCCCGTTTGCCCTCTCATCAGCACGTGTTTAGCATTAGCAAATACTGCGGTGTTTAGAAAATGCAGCGTCTGATCAAAGTGTGTTCGTGTCAGCTGGGTTGAGACGCTGTAAATAACAGCCTGCATgattttaaaaaggagaaagatCAGTCTGAAATCTGCcacacatatttgttttttaaataccTGGTTGTGTTTTACCTAATTTCCTCAAATCTGGTAGCTGGTTTAGCACAATGGCCTCATCCTGATTGAAGCCCACCCTTTAGTTTAACTGTGTAATAGATTAAGTAATGCGGAAAAACAGCGCTGCAGCCTGTCAAGTGCAATATGCAGAACCCTGAACCATCTATTAGCTTAATTGGCTGATATTCAGCAAATTACAGGATCTCTAAAAGTTATCATTCTGTTATATGCAGCTTAAAATCCTGTTTAAAGCATTTGGCCAACAGTGTCTGAGTTATTCTCTAGACTACCTGGCCTGAGCCAAACAGGGTTGTTGTTGTAGGACAGCCTGTATTATacattggaaaaataaaaatacaaaggGTTCTTGCCAATGATTTCAGTCTGTGCTGTAACTTCTGGCATAATCTGCTGCCCTTGTTTTAATCACACTGTTGCAAACTGTGATACAGATGCGTCAGGGAGCCTTTCTGGTGAACACATCAAGAGGAGGCCTGGTTGACGAGAAAGCGCTGGCTCAGGCCCTGAAAGAGGGACGGATACGAGGGGCTGCCCTGGATGTCCATGAGGCCGAACCTTTCAGGTAAGCACGATACTCAAGTGCCCCCAATAGATGATACATAACCTTATAACTTTTCTGTCCAACAACCTCTGCCTTCTGAACAGTTTTTCAACAGGCCCTCTGAAGGACGCCCCCAACCTGATCTGTACCCCGCACACATCCTGGTACAGTGAGCAGGCCTCCGTGGAGGCTCGCGAGGAGGCAGCCAGGGAGGTTCGGCGTGCCATCACCGGTGAGACACTCTTCACTACAGGGGGACTGAAATGAGTTCAGTATGGATACTACGCAGGCAGGAACTGTACCACTCCACTGCAAAAGTATGTTTTTGGGGTGGAAATCAACTGCTCAGAGACAAAGACTTCTTAACATAATGGGTCCTTCACTACAGCTGGTGAAGGTTCGAGTCAGTCTGCAGACGGACTAAAACACGAATGAAAACGAGCAGTTTAGGTATGTTGTCATTATGAGTAATCCCCTCTCCTGAGCCCACTCATCATTATCTCACCAGTCATGGCGCCGCTCACTTCCTGATGTGAGCATACTGCTTTCCTCCAGTTCAAACATATTGATTATGTAAAAGTTCTTTTTTCCTGTGGTCTGAGCAGGTACAGAATAAAGTGCTTTGATAAAAGGCGTTTAGAAATTGGTGAAGCTAAAACAGGAGCAGGAGTTTGAATTCATGCTCAAGCAGTAAATCGATGATCAAAATAGTTGATGATTAATCCTCTGTTGATCAACTAGTTAATAAATTGACAGATTATTTCAGCCTTACTTCATATTTTGGGACAATATACTCTTAAAGGCTGAGTACATATTAGTTGGCCTTCTTCATGTGAGTACTGATTCATCAGAGCTGAGCAGTTAGCTGAAAGTAATCCActctgcagccaatcagagtcaaGTGTTCTCTGTGGCAGTTTGAAAATGCCCCATAATGTTATACTAGCAAATGATCTTAAGTCAAAAACAGATTAATGCTGCCCCCAAAACTGTGATGATTTGAATCATTGCAGGTTTTATTTGCTATATTATTGTacaatggatgaatgaatggaggcTGTGAACTCTCAAAATGGCCTTCCTACACCTACTGGTTTCTGTTCACTGCTTCACTCTCAGCTCTGGTGCTGGATGTTGGCAAAGTTTGCTGAACTACTGGTTATAGCTAAGTGTGATCTGCTGTTAGGCTTATAGTACCATCAGGAGCCAAGTGGCTGTGGTCGACTAGAATGTTATTAGTTAAGTATGACCACAACGCACACGGTTCATTCACTGTACGGTAATATTTCACAGATTCCAGGTAAAGTAACCGAGATATGCAAGCTGTAATGGTTTGTTGTGGGGCTTTGGGCTCACTCCAATTTAGCTTGGGAAAATTCTGACTCATGTACAGCCCTAAAGCTCagctagtaaaaaaaaaaagaatgttgtCTGTAGCATGTTTTTCCACAGTTTTTAATCGGAAAGCATCTATGAAAGACTAATGGTCTGTTTTCCCTGCTCTAGGGCGTATCCCTGACAGTCTGAAGAACTGCGTTAATAAGGAGTATCTGATGGCAGCTTCTCAATGGCCCAGCATGGAGGCAGCCACTGTTCACCCAGAACTTAATGGAGCCACTTACAGGTGAGAGGAGCGGATGTGGAGGATGAAAATGGACACTTAGGCTGAGTTATGAGGTAGAACATGGATCAGGATGTAGTGAGAAGCGTCActaaaacccttttttttttttttttttttttaccagagcAGCTATCACatgatgtatatatttttttggcaTGTGTGTTTCAGATTTCCTCAAGCTCTGATCAATGTTGCAGCAGCAGGGGGTCTCCCTGGAGCTGGCGCAGGGGTTGAAAGCCTGGTTTCAGGAACCCTGGCACACGGCATCGCCCCTGTCTCCCACCCCCCTCACGCCCCCTCTCCGGGGCAACCCACTAAGGCCGAAGCCGACAGAGACATCCCCTCCGACCAATAGCCCCCCACGCCGCCGCCAGCACATTCCGTCACGTCTGGAAaccaacccccacccccacctctcaGCATCAGACACAGCCCGACCCTCCAGTACATCAGCAGCGCCAGTTTGACCTGATGTGGATCTACGCAGTCTTGTTCCTCTGATCACATTACCAGCCCAGGAGTGACTTATCCACAGCTCGCCCCATCCCATCCATACCCCAAGAGCAcactcatccctccatcttcgTCCTCAtttcaccccccctccccctcccccctccacaccCCCACAACGTCAGCAATAACTGTTCTCAAGGATTCAATGATTGGATTGGTTTATGTCCTTAGTTGGCTGTTGTTTTAATGGAAAGTTGATCTGTTGTGGTTCTAGgtgttaatgtttgtttgttttgtaaaaaaaaaaaaaatagcatttcTGACATGAGGCTTTCCAGTCTGCTGCCTCCTGCAGTCCTCAGCTGACTGATCAGTAGAagctcagaggcagagaggtTGAAGCCCCCCTTTGTACATTAATGGCTCATGTTactgctctcttcttctttacctttttttttctccccctccacctTTCTTGTGATGGGGGAAAATGTGTACTAAAGTAAACCAGACAGAATCACACACAGTACATCCTGTCCTCCCCACCAGGCATCTAGCTACCCCCCAGCCTTTGGCCCTTGGCTCTCCCCGGCACTGTCGTTAGCTTGCTCAGCAGAGGgatccataatgttgtcagtgTGGAGCTCCCTCAGTCTGTCAGAGTATATTTTATCTGCTCAGCTCATACTTCAGATAGTGTTACCCAAGATTGTCACATTTTACCAATGAGACAGTTTGTTTTAGGACAGTCATCCCTGTATGTACTCGTGCTTGTGCCCATCATGGATTGTTTGGTCTTGAGGGAAGAGCTCAGAGTGTCATATCAGAGAGCACCTAGCCCATCAACTTCCATCTCACGCCAGCAGCCAGAGTGCTAAGTGTGAGGTCTTTACGCACGGTGCCCACACAGTCAAATGCAGCAACTTTTTCTTGCtggaaataaaataacagcatGCCGGAGGCCTGGCCAGCAGAGGGcactgtctgactgctcagAGCGCCggtcagacagacggacagatccAGGTTAGCTGTAGCGATGAAGAGCACGATCACACACTGCCGACATTCAGAACACAGGATGGGTGACCAGGGATCGACTACCGCCTTATTGTTTAATAAGATctcaccccaccaccaccaccaccaccaccctcctgCACCCGCCCACCCTCCACTCCTCTCCCACTGTCACGGCCCACCCCGCACATCTGCTCATGAACCAGTATGCATCCACCAATTCCTTCAAGCGTGAGGGGACAGAGTTTAGTTTCCCTGTAGAAGCAAGGGGACAGTGTTCTTGCATGCTGGCTTTGTTAATGACagtggtttgtgtgtgcgtgtgtgtgtgtgagtgtgtgcgtgcgtgtgtgtatacatgtgtgtgtgtgtgtggatttgtgtgcgtgtttgttcCCTCACCCTGTTATGATAACAAGCTATTGTCTTTCCAAAGGAATAGTCCCAAGGAGTAACTCTTTAACGCTGTTGCCCTGGTGTCAAGGGAACACCTTTCTAGTACCTCAGTAACAGATATTGAATGTACCGTGCATacccttttattttttgtacagattttcTAGATACTTCTTTACTATTCTTTACCAGAAGGGTTGTGAAATTGTAGCAGTaatgatacaataaaaaaaaagaaacattgccCCATGAAACAAATTGACAAAATCTTTTTAGATTCGTTATAGGTCACTGAATACTCAGGCTCCAAAACCAACGCGTATCTCTTTGCCTTTATTGTTTATTTCCTTACTGTGGAAAATTCAGCACAACGCGTTCCCATTCCTAGACTTCAGACTGTAGTTGATGTGTTTCGACCTCCATCATACTGGCTaatgaaaaacaaggaaaaaaaacataaaggcGGTCGTTGTGCTCTGctagttttctttttactaGAACAGTAGTAGtagatgctgtttttgtttctgtttttacccATCTTCATTGTCCGGCTGCTCTATCTATAGTGCATGTGAGGTAATTCTTTAGGGGAAATGCTATTGGCTTAAAGACTTTGTGTCATCttgctgtttccctctgctcccccGGCCTTTTCCTCCTTCGAGTGTTTTCAACCCGAGTTGCCATTTTTGTCGTGGTCAGTTTCCAGTGATGTACAGTTTTCCCCCTCAGAGTCTATGAGAGACATGGAGCATGTCTGTGTCCTGAGATGCTAGGCTCCTCTGTCATGTGATgagtatatatttttaaaaataacccCCATAGTTCGGATTATGAGCATAATAGTAATCTTAAATTTTTGCTGTTGATgatgattatatatatttttttcagttcagcAGTGCACTGTTATGAAAACCATTCTGTTTTATTGTAGGATTTCATTTTTATGGATATGCTGTCTGTGTTCTACATGTTGTACTgaaacatttcagagaaaacaagagatCCCTCtcctggttgtttttttttttttttttctcctctctctctctctgtaaattTGTCTTATCCCAACTGTCCTTTCCAGCTGATATCCTCTGGGCCTTACTTATTCTCTCCCTGTAAAAGTAGCTGTTTTAGAAAGTCGCCATGGAACCACTCACTGCCTTAATACAGTTGACCACAGCAGGTGAAGACAGGAGACACACCCAGTTGAAAAGAACAGGCCACAATCAAGGCCGCTCCGCGAAGAAAAAAAGCTCCTCCTCACACCCCGACAGGCCTGAATCTGCACCaccttgctttttctttttcagcgaTGAACCACGTTTAGCTTCGTGTAGAccgtttttgtttttagctcaAACTCGTAAATCCAGTGTGAATTCTTACTGTACATTAATGAGATGCTGTTtttctggttgtttttgttccagTCAGCccggcagtgtgtgtgtgcgcgcttgcGTAGACAGAAAAGCACAGTGTGTATGCTCACAAAGCCACAGCTGATATTTCACTCTCGGGTGTGAGAATGCCCCCCCCAGACCACCAcctacaccaccaccaccaccactctgGGGCTCCAATAGTGTCTTTCACAGTGCTGCCAGAGCCCCAGTGGGAGCTGGGAGGGGAAGGGCACAGCGGACACTGGTGTGGTctgtcagataaaaaaaaaaaaaaagcagaaaattaaGAATCggtcactttttctctctcagggtTCAAATGCACACATATCCTCCAGCAGTCGCCCTCTGTCTCGTGTCCCTCGTCCCAGGTTTTCTGCCCTCCAGAATGTAGACCGGCCTCCTGCGTTTTTAGACACCGCTCCCCCCTCGTCCCCCTTTTGTGCACAGGtctgaactttatttttttttttctgtttttgctttcttttggCACTGACATCTAACCATCTAacaaggaatgaatgaatgtttgaaagtgactgtgtgtaatgttaaaattgggaaatgtatttttacaacATGTgaacgtgttttttttttggttttttttcccactcacCCTCATtgtgaattgatttttttttctttcaccagactgcaaaaacaaacaaaaagaaaaaaaaaaaaaaaatctcctgtAACTAGGCTCTtaagctttatttttgttttgtttacttttttattagAAACAATCATGTTTGTGATGGTAACTTCTGATGGTAAACTCCACACCGTATTTTAATAAAATCGTAAAAATTAAACCGTTGTTGTGCTGAAACTTTAACTCCTAACCTTTGCTCATTTCATTAGGAAATGTTTCCGTGCTTGACTATAGCGCTCAGTAAGTTGGTGACAACGCCGGCGTGTCGTCCCACCGATTACACTTGATTACAGAGATTTTGCCATAAACAAAATTGTTTACTGCCACAGTTTGCCGGCTCTTTTAAATGGCAACAAGGGGCTGTGCGGTGCCAGAACAGGCACGGCTTTACGAGTGGGCAGGATAGGTGGGGTGCACGGGAAAGGGGGCTTCTGTGCAGAGCCACAGGGCAGAGAGGGGTGGGGGATTATCAGCCTCAAAATTGCTACCACATGCACATAACCAGGAGCCAGCTTTTAAAATGGAGTGAAGGGACTGAAAGCTGAGGTTCACTCCCTCAGGTTACCCTTAGGAGCCCGGTGGCTAGGCTGCCATGGAGTCCATCATGGAAGGTTAGAGATGGATGGTGTTAAGTGACCACACAGTGTTTTAACTTTCAGTATGCAATGACTCCAGCTCTACAACTACCTTTTTGTTATGTCAGTATTTTggacaaaaacattcacaaatgTTGAACGAGTACTTCGCTGATTTAGTTTTTCACTAAACTGTTGAAGTTATGacacacagttgtttttttaaagataattatCGATGAAACAGaagtagacttttttttttccatacgTGTACAACCAggcgcctacattacccacaatgaaACTCTAGTAgtagtttttttccccacattctTTATACCTTCAATCTGTCTCAGCCCGACCATGTTCACCTCTTCTCCCCCCCCTCACCTGAAATGACatttataatagtaataaatgtATTGAGTACAAAGCTGTTCCGATCCATCATGTGCCATTCCATCTGATAGATGTTGAGACGTTTACTCAAAGCCATGAATGTCATGTTCAGTGCTCCACTCTGGAGACCAttaatgtttgtacaaaatgaCAACCAATCCAATAATTGTCACAAATGTCACTGTAGACCAAAGAGGAGCACCGACCACCCAAAAGCTGAGCTGACTTGTTGATTCGGACTCATATTTATCTAATTCTTTGTCATTATGGAGGCTCAGAACTAGAGGCCAATACATTTACTGTTACATACTGCGCTGGCCGGTGTCTGTCAAAGTGAGGGGACATGCTTATTACATAACAGCATGTGTATACAAGTGTGTGTAGCTGAAGGAGGCCCAGTATGCGGGCAGTATTTTAACAGAcctgattcacacacacttaaaatacAGTCTGGCTCATGGCTTCCCATTCAAGATTGCGCAACAGAGCGCAGCAGAGCATCTTCCAGCTCGCCAAGCGCCATACATTAACCCTGACAGCTCCCATGCTGGGcagccagatttttttttatttgtttgtttagtttgtgaggaggaggaggaggaggaggaggaggaggaggaggaggaggaggaggaggaggagaaggagaaggggtGCTTAAAGGCCTCACAGTTTTCATCAGGTCTTGGAACAGACATGTCGCCCCAGGAAAATGGAGGTCCTGGTTCccgtcctgctgctgggtcGTCACCTTCAGTAAATGGCTCTGTGGGATGGGTCATCCTGCTTAGGTAACTTCTACTGGTTTATGTGAGAGGGTCACAAAAAAAGAAGGCAGCAGATCAaagcaggtcaaaggtcacgcAAGCTCATTTCACTGAGGTCTGGAGACGAGAACGAAAGAtcaaaaaaagttaaactgttCTGAGCTTT
Encoded proteins:
- the LOC139207104 gene encoding C-terminal-binding protein 1 isoform X1 is translated as MALMDKHKQVKRQRLDRICEGIRPPILNGPMHPRPLVALLDGRDCTVEMPILKDVATVAFCDAQSTQEIHEKVLNEAVAALLYHTITLSRDDLEKFKGLRVIVRIGSGFDNVDIKAAAELGIAVCNVPAASVEETADTSLCLILNLYRRVTWMHQALREGTRASSVEQIREVAGGAARIRGETLGIIGLGRVGQAVALRAKAFGFGVIFYDPYLPDGVERSLGLQRMATLQDLLIHSDCVSLHCSLNEHNHHLINDFTIKQMRQGAFLVNTSRGGLVDEKALAQALKEGRIRGAALDVHEAEPFSFSTGPLKDAPNLICTPHTSWYSEQASVEAREEAAREVRRAITGRIPDSLKNCVNKEYLMAASQWPSMEAATVHPELNGATYRFPQALINVAAAGGLPGAGAGVESLVSGTLAHGIAPVSHPPHAPSPGQPTKAEADRDIPSDQ
- the LOC139207104 gene encoding C-terminal-binding protein 1 isoform X2; the encoded protein is MQGIRPPILNGPMHPRPLVALLDGRDCTVEMPILKDVATVAFCDAQSTQEIHEKVLNEAVAALLYHTITLSRDDLEKFKGLRVIVRIGSGFDNVDIKAAAELGIAVCNVPAASVEETADTSLCLILNLYRRVTWMHQALREGTRASSVEQIREVAGGAARIRGETLGIIGLGRVGQAVALRAKAFGFGVIFYDPYLPDGVERSLGLQRMATLQDLLIHSDCVSLHCSLNEHNHHLINDFTIKQMRQGAFLVNTSRGGLVDEKALAQALKEGRIRGAALDVHEAEPFSFSTGPLKDAPNLICTPHTSWYSEQASVEAREEAAREVRRAITGRIPDSLKNCVNKEYLMAASQWPSMEAATVHPELNGATYRFPQALINVAAAGGLPGAGAGVESLVSGTLAHGIAPVSHPPHAPSPGQPTKAEADRDIPSDQ